The DNA window GCACACACCACTCATCTTCTTCAAAACACTGAATCAAAATGTAGCACTACCCAGAAGTACTCGCAAAACATTGTAAATTTTGACCAGAAAACCTAACTCAGAGCTGAAAGGGCCAAATAATGAAAAGATTGCACCAATCGACTCACATCTCATTGAATCATTTCATAGACAATCAGTTAAACATTTACCATACAAAATCTACAAAAGCCAACCACCAAGTCCAATAAATAAAGAAACTAAAGGGggttataaaataaaacttgaAAAACTCAACAGGCCCAAAAAATTGAAATACCTTACTTTCACCAGATGACTAAATTAACAACCAAagacaaaatcaaataaaaagatCCAGCGGAAGGTATACCTGCATGAAATTGTAGCGCTCTCTCCCAATGGATTCATTTTCAGCGACCGCAAAGTAGGCCAGAACCGGATAATGCCCGACGTACGAGGCGTAGCTATCTCGGTGGATATTCACCGCCCATTCACTACAAGAGAAGCAAtttcccccaaaattcacaaCATTTAGGAAAATAATAAGAGTTGATTCGTCGAAAACAATCGAGTCAAATAAGAAATATTTCCTCAGATTTTGGGCTAGGGCACTTACAATCGAGTCAAGTCGGCGTGCCCTGTGCCGACATACTTAGCTTGCAAATGCTCGAGCTGCGAGTTGATATTAAACCTGTCGCTCGCCTACACCGATCAAAGCCACGCAAATTAGCATCCATCAAAGTTTAAATAAGTCCAGAGATGGTGAATTTCGAAGAAGAAGATTGAGGATAGATAAAGGAAAGAACTAGGGTTTCAGTACGGATTTAAACTGTTTACCTGCATATTGATTCTTAGATTGAGAGAGCTGAAGGAGAAATGATCGGTATGATTTTGAGTGGAAACTCTGTTTATAGATTAACTGATATAGCGACTCTTGTAAACGCAGCGTTTTTATGTAAGCAGCTGAATCGCATATTATACTAtggcaattttttttataaaatcaataattttGGAATCGTGTAAGCAGCTGAATCGCATATTATACTTTGGCAATTtgttttataaaatcaataattttGGAATCGTGAAACTTATTAATTTAAAGATACATGCATTAGGGACAACTTGACAACAACGTAGCATGCAATCTGCGATCTGCTATAAATAGGCAAACAATGTGTGATACATAGGCAAACAACTCGATATATGGTTCCaagtagggctggcaatttttgacacgacacgataatccgacacgaatccgcacgaaataattgggtttggatcaagtcttattggatacGGGTCATTATTGGGTTGACCCAATAAGAACACGAAAAATTCGGGTCGGGTGCGGGTCGGGTGCGGGTAACctgttaaaaattaatattttattattttattatttttatttttattagatttaatttagtaacttttacttaggaaaataataaaaaaatagattagggtttagaaattagaattaccTCCCAAAGCGGTTCGTGTCGCtatcgtgttgttatcgtgtcgggTCGCTATCGTGTTGCTATTGTGTCGCTATCGTGTCGCTATCGTGTTGCTATCGTGTTCAGGTCGATATCGTGTTGCTATCGTGTCGGGTCAACCCAAAGCGGTTCGTGTCGCTATCGTGTTTGGGTCGTGTCCGGGTCGTGTCCGGGTTTGGAGGTGGCGGGTCGGATTCGTGTTCGGGTTTGGggtttccttaacaggttgggttcgggtttggccttattgggttgggtcgttatcgggtcaacccgataacgacccaatccgcacgatttgccacccctagttCCAAGCAATCTACAATACGAAATAAGAGATAATCAAGCAATCTGCTATACATGCAAACAAGCCTACCACGTGGCAGACTAAGATTAAATTTGTTCCTAAATCTAAAGGTCCCCATTGATGATAtgttgtcattttaaatatGGTTGTCAGTTTAATACAATCCTAAGTAAATATATCGACAAATTACTCATGAAAGCTTATTAGCTTTATCATGGTATTTTGTCATTTCAAGTTGTTACGAAAATGATTACCCTAGGGGTtatgttatattgctaactatttaaattgctaactctgctaactcatcaatgcaatgtattaaaaatgtcaacacataatattAACACAGTATATTGaagttcaacaaaattatgtgttgacatttttaatatattgtgttgatgaattagcagagttagcaacttaaatagttagcaattgatcacacctcaACCCTAGTAATTATAAGTTGtgatttattttatagtatattttaattatattttcgtacttaaattattattatatcaatatatacatattattatttacataataatattattattaatgtcAAAAACACAATTTACAATTTGCAAAAATACAACATGCATTGCACGAGAGTTACACCAGTTATACGTGATGTTTACTAGTAATATAAAATCGGTTAATGCGTTTAATTAAATACTACGTATATGCCACTTagaccatcagcagtggggcgctctaaggcgcgccctattgcgcgccacgtcagcatttttatcctcctccttctcctcctgcagtggggcgccctaaggcgcgccacatcatcaattttgtaatatttacaaaatacatacgaattataaaaaaaactaaaatacatttaaaatacgaattttaaaaacttcattcatttaataaaaattaatacattacaatgcgaaataataaaaaacgcaaactcagcgacggcggttacgagcccacacttcttcaatcatgtcgctcatgagctgcgcatgctcctgttggttgcgcattgaggcatgcctagataaaacctcatcgaaacctaacggtaaccctctatcgggtgtctcggtcgatgtgtcgttgttcgacccggctacgccgaagtaagcatgccagatccaaagccgatagtcagcgacggcttcgaggatcatcgtcgggtggctgcccttgtatccacttgtgaattggcctctccacgccgtcggacagttcttccactgccagtgcatacagtcgatgctcccgagcatcccaggaacccgtgcgccctctcgtgcatctgcatcagaccctgaCAATCAGTGGCTGttggcttgcgcaaatatgtgtcgccataggcctctactatcccccgacaaaagtacttcagacactcgcggcttgtagtctccccacagtggaggtactcgtcaaaaaggtccgccgtggtgccgtatgccaactgacgaatagcagtcgtgcacttttgcaatggtgtaaggccgggtttcccgatgccgtcctcccgaaacgtgaagtattcttcacgtgaagacaatgtacgaacaatgctgagaaaaaggtacctcgacattcgaaaccggcggcggaaCACAGTCGGGCCCCAACGTGGTTGATCGgtaaaatagtcttcaaccagacgcctGTGAGCTTCCTTGTGGTtgcgtcggacatacgtcctatgtcgaataggacgatggacttgctcagccgccgctgcagccgctgccttctcgcgctgcatttgcgaatagcatgc is part of the Salvia splendens isolate huo1 chromosome 6, SspV2, whole genome shotgun sequence genome and encodes:
- the LOC121806979 gene encoding uncharacterized protein At4g14342-like, translated to MQASDRFNINSQLEHLQAKYVGTGHADLTRFEWAVNIHRDSYASYVGHYPVLAYFAVAENESIGRERYNFMQKMLLPCGLPPEREDD